CCATCGAGGAGACCATGGCCGCACTCGACGACCTGGTCCGGGCCGGCAAGGTGCGTTATCTCGGTGTCTCGGACACCCCGGCGTGGAAAATCGTGGAAGCCAACCTGATTGCCCGCTTCCGCGGCTGGTCCTCGTTCGTCGGCCTGCAGATCGAGTACTCGCTGCTGGAACGCACCGTCGAGCAGGAACTCGTCCCGATGGCTGCCGAGTTCGGGCTCGGCATCACGCCCTGGTCACCGCTGAAAAGCGGTGTGCTGAGCGGGAAGTACACCCGCACCAACGCCGACCGACAAGAGTCCGGCCGCGGTGCCATGGTCGACGCGTTCCTCAACGAGGAGACGTACGCCCTGATCGACGAACTCGAGGTCATCGCCCGGGCGCACGACACCGCGGTTTCCAGCGTTGCGCTGGCCTGGCTGCAGGCGCAGCGGGCGGTGACGTCCATCATCATTGGGGCACGCCGGCTTTCGCAGTTCGACGAGAACGTGCGCGCGGTGGACGTGAACCTCACGGCCGACGACATAGCGCGGCTGGACGCTCTCACCAGGCCGGCCTTCGGTTTCCCGCAGAGCATGATCGAGATGGCGCCGGGCATCATCAACGGCGGCACGTCGGTCAATGGCGTGTCGGCGCCGATCTCGGAATACGTGATGCCGGCGGGAGGTCGCCCCTACTGAAGGCTAGTCGCCCGCGTTCATCTTCAGGGCGCGCTCGACGTTGGCCTTCTTGTCTTCCTCCGCACCCTTGGCCGCGGCCTTCTTGCGCCTGGCCACGACCGTGTCGACGGCGCCGTTGAGCGCCGAACCCAGCGGAAAACCGAGGTAATGGGTGAGGAACAGAGCCATTTCCTTCAGCTCGGTTTCGCTGAGTTCGCCGTTGAGCAGCGCGGCATTGATCTGGATCTCGGCCAGGTCGCGATTGCCGATGGCGGTGACCGCGGTCAGGGTCATGATGCGCTTGTCCCGCATCGACAACCCCGGCCGGGTCCAGATGGAACCGAACAGGTGGTCCACCGTCAGGTCGAAGTAGGGATCGCCCTCGATGTTGGGCATCTCCCAGCCGTAGACCTCGTTCATCTTGTCCAGGCCCTTGCGGCGCAGTTCGTCCATCACGCGTCTTTCTCTTCGTCGTGCGGTACTCCGAGGCCGGCAGCCAACCGCTGCCGAGCCAACTCCGCCAGCGGC
This genomic stretch from Mycobacterium paragordonae harbors:
- a CDS encoding carboxymuconolactone decarboxylase family protein, with protein sequence MDELRRKGLDKMNEVYGWEMPNIEGDPYFDLTVDHLFGSIWTRPGLSMRDKRIMTLTAVTAIGNRDLAEIQINAALLNGELSETELKEMALFLTHYLGFPLGSALNGAVDTVVARRKKAAAKGAEEDKKANVERALKMNAGD
- a CDS encoding aldo/keto reductase, which translates into the protein MPLDQYVTLGRSGLRVSPLCLGAMTFGEDLGWGTSVEESQQIIDRYLELGGNFIDTANFYTRSHSEKIIGDHIGRHPERRDRVVIATKFSGNLYPGDPNGGGSGRKSVIKACENSLRRLQTDYIDLYWLHIWDQNTPIEETMAALDDLVRAGKVRYLGVSDTPAWKIVEANLIARFRGWSSFVGLQIEYSLLERTVEQELVPMAAEFGLGITPWSPLKSGVLSGKYTRTNADRQESGRGAMVDAFLNEETYALIDELEVIARAHDTAVSSVALAWLQAQRAVTSIIIGARRLSQFDENVRAVDVNLTADDIARLDALTRPAFGFPQSMIEMAPGIINGGTSVNGVSAPISEYVMPAGGRPY